The nucleotide sequence CATCTGCACCCGCAGCGCCGCATCCAGGTTGGAGAGCGGCTCGTCGAAGAGGAACACCTTGGGATCCCGGACGATGGCCCGCCCCACCGCCACGCGCTGGCGCTGCCCGCCGGAGAGCGCGCGCGGCTTGCGCTCGAGCAGGGGCTCGATCTGCAGGATGGCCGCCGCCTCCTGCACCCGCCGGCGGATCTCCTCCTCGGGGCGGCGCGCCATGCGAAGGCCGAAGGCGATGTTCTCGAACACGGTCATGTGCGGGAACAGCGCGTAGGACTGGAACACCATGGCGACGCCGCGCTCGGCGGGATCCACGTCGGTGACGTCCTCGCCACCGATGACGATGCGTCCGGACTGTACCGGCTCGAGCCCGGCGATGCTGCGCAGCAGGGTGGACTTGCCGCAGCCCGAGGGGCCCACGAAGACCATGAACTCCCGCTCCTCGACGTCGATGCTGATGTCCCGGAGGACGTGCACGTCGCCATAGTGCTTGTCGATGCGGGACAGGGTGACCGCCGTCATCTGCTCTCCTCCCCGGTGCGGGCTTTCGTCGCCCGGCGCTTGACAACTGCCTGGAACCCGATATTACTTTTGTAACTCAAACAAGACAAATGTTCAGACTCCAGGAGGCCAGCCGGTGCGCGCAACGTTCATCCACGGGGTCCGCGACGTGCGGACCGGCGAGAAGGCCGCTCCGGAACGCACCGGTGACGAGGTCCTCATCCGCGTCGCGGGGGTCGGCGTCTGCGGCAGCGATCTCCACTACTACCTCGAGGGCGGCATCGGCAGCGCCCATATCCACGCACCGTTCATCCCCGGACACGAGTTCGCCGGCTGGGTCACCGAGGACCGGCCCGAGCTCGGCCTACACCGCGGTCAGCTGGTGGCCGTGGACCCCGCCCGGCCCTGCGGGCACTGCGAGTGGTGCGGGCGTGGCCATGTCAACCTCTGCCCGAACGTGGTCTTCACCGGCGCACCGCCCCATCACGGCGCCATGACGGAAACCATAGCCGTTGCGCCGGAGCAGATCTTCCCCGTGCCGGAGCATTTCACGGTGGCCCAGGCGGTGATGCTGGAGCCCCTCGGGGTGGCCGTGCACGCCATGGACCTCGCCAAGCAGCGGGTGCTGGAGACCGTGGCCGTGCTCGGCTGCGGGCCGATCGGCCTTTGCCTGCTGCAGCTCGCACGCCGCGCCGGCGCCGAGCGGGTCTACGCGGTGGATCCCTGCGACTACCGCGCCGAGGCGGCGCTGCGCCTCGGTGCCGACCGCGTGGACGCGAGCCATGAGCGCATTGACGAGTGGACCGGGGGCCGCGGCTGCGACCTGGTGCTGGAGGCGACCAACGCGCCCGCGGGCTTCCAGATCGCGGTGGACAGCGCCGCCATTGGCGGGCGCGTGATCATGGCCGGCATCCCGGATGGCAACGCCTACCACCTCGACGCCGCGCAGGTGCGCCGCAAGGGCCTGGTGATCAAGTTCGTGCGCCGCATGGGCCACGTCTATCCACGGGCGATCAAGCTGGTCGCCGCGGGCGGCGTGGACGTGGAGTCCGTCGTCACCCACCGCTTTCCCCTGCAGGAGGCGGGGCGGGCCTTCGAGCTCCAGACCGAGCGGCGCGACGGGGCCATCAAGAGCCTGATCGTGCCGCAGGAGCGCTTCGAATAACGCAGAAAGGCAACGACGACCAGCGGGGCCAACCCCGCACCCAACGAGGAGGAGAAACCATGCGAGTCCCGATGAGCGCTCTCGCCGCTGCGGCGGCGATGACCGTAAGCGGCCAGGCCCTGGCCTGGTCCCTGGAGGAGGCGGCGGCGCCCTACGAGGGCACCACCATCAAGGCGATCTTCCTGGACCGTCCCGGCTACGCCGCGGCGGCGGAGCTCATCCCCGAGTTCGAGGAGCGCACCGGCATCGACGTCACCTGGGAGACGCTGCCCTACGAGAACTCCCGCGAGCGCCAGGTGCTGAACTTCGTCGGCGGCGGCGACATCGACGTGGTGCTCGTGGACGTGGTGTGGATCGGCGAGTTCGCCGCCAACGGCTGGGTGACGCCCATGTCCGAGTTCTACGAGGACGAGGACCTGGCGGATCCGGACCTGAACCTCGACGACTTCTTCCCGGTGCTGCTGGAATCCTTCGGCACCTGGGACGAGGTGGTCTACGGCCTGCCCTTCGACAACTACTCCGGCCTGCTCTACTACAACGAGTGCATGCTCGAGGAGGCCGGCTTCGACGGTCCGCCGCAGACCTGGACCGAGCTGCTGGAGGACTACGGCCCGGCGCTGACCGATGCGGACAGTGACCGCTACGCCTTCGCCCTGCAGTCCCGCCGCGGCGAGACCCAGTCCGCGGACAGCTTCATGCGCGTGCTCTGGCCCTTCGGCGGCTCGCTGCTCGACGAGAATTTCCGCTCCAATCTCACCTCCGAGGAATCCCTGCGCGGGCTGCGCTTCCGCCAGGAGCTGATGGACTACATGCCCCCGGGCATCGTCGACTACGACCATGCCGAGGCGGTGGATGCCCTCGCCCAGGGCCAGGTGGCGATGATCACCGAGTGGTCGGCCTTCTACCCGACCCTGGCGGATCCGGACCAGTCGCGCATCACCGACTGCCTGGGCGTGACCACCGAGCCCGAGGGCCCGGCGGGGCTGAAGCCCGCGCTCGGCGGCTTCTCCCTCGCCATCTCCTCCCAGAGCAGCCCGGCCCAGCAGGCGGCGGCCTGGCTGTTCATCCAGTGGATCACCTCCCAGGACAAGGCCCGGGACTACGTCGAGGCCGGGGGCGTCAGCGGCCGCATGTCGGTGTACGAGGACGAGCAGCTGCTCGAGGAGTACCCGTACATCGAGCCCATGGTGCAGTCCTGGCAGGCGGACACCGCGGTCCCGGACTTCCGCCCGCGCTTCCCCGAGTGGCCTGAGCTCTCCGAGATCATCGCCCTCTACGGCACGCGCATGATGCTTGGCGAGCTCGGCGTCGAGGAAGGTGCCCGGGAGCTCGGCGAGGAGGTCGAGCAGGTCCTCGAGGAAGCGGGGTACTACAGTGGCGACAAGCCGCTGCTGAAGTAGACCACGCGCGCCCGGCGCCCGCCGCAGCGGGCGCCGGGCACGCCGTCATGGAGAGGATCCGCATGCCGAGCAGCTCCACCCCCGAGGCCGCCGCGGCGACCGCGACACCGCAGCGGCGCCGCCCGCGCGGGCTCTCGCGCCGGCCGGCGTTCTGGTTCATCGCCCCGTCGGTGATCGCGCTGCTCACCATCGGCCTCGCGCCCATCCTGTTTGCGGTCTGGAACTCGCTGCACGAGTACAACCTTGCCCGACCCATGGCGGGGAAGCCGTTCGTCGGCCTCGAGAACTACGCCCACGTGCTCGGCGACGGCACCTTCTGGAGCTCACTCGGGCGCACTCTGGGCTTTCTGGTGACGGCCGTGCCCATCGAGATCGCCATCGGGCTGTGGGCCGCGCTGCTGCTGCACCGCCCGGGCCTCGGCTTCATGCGCGCGCTGGCGCGGGTGTCGCTGGTCATCCCCATGGCCACCACCTACGCCGTGGTGGGCCTCATCGGGCGGCTGGTCTTCAACCGCGAGTTCGGCGTCGCCAACGAGATCCTGGGCTGGGTGGGCATCCCCACCACCGACTGGCTGGGCGACCCCACGCGGGCCTATGCGGCGCTGGTGATCATGGACGTCTGGCAGTGGACGCCGTTCTGCACGCTGATCCTGCTTGCCGGCCTCAGCATGGTGCCCAGGGAGACCGAGGAGGCCGCGCGCCTGGAGACGCCGAGTGCCTGGCGGATCCTGCGTCACGTGCAGCTGCCCTATCTGCTGCCAGGGCTCACCGCCATCCTCATCCTGCGCACGGCGGACATCCTCAAGGAGTTCGACAAGATCTTCACCATGACCCGCGGCGGACCCGGCTCCGCCACGGAGCTGATCAGCGTGTACATCCAGCGCATCGCCTTCCGCGTCTTCGACCAGGGCACCGCCTCGGCGCAGGCGATCCTGCTGCTGGTGCTCTGCATCGTGCTCTCGCGCCTGTACATCCGCTACGTCTACCGGGAGGCCGAGCAATGAGCGTCACCGCCACCGCCCCCCGTGCCGCGGGACGGCGCGCCCGCGCCTCCGTCTGGCACTTCCTCGGGCTCGCCGTGGTGTTTCTCACCTCGGTGTTCCCCTTCTACTGGATGGTGACCACCAGCCTGAAGACCCGTGCCGAGGCCGTGGCGCGGGATCCGGTATGGCTGTTCACCCCGACGCTGAAGAACTACGAGGCGGCGCTGTTCGACTACGGCGTCGCCCACGCGCTGCTCAACTCCACCATCGTCGCCAGCTGCACCACGGTGCTCGCGGTGCTGCTCGGCACGCCCGCCGCCTACGCGCTCGCCCGCTACGAGTTCCGCGGCAAGCGCGAGCTGTGGTTCTGGTACATCACCAACCGCATGGTGAGCCCCATCGTGCTGGCGGTGCCGGTATTCCTGATCGCCAACAGCCTGGGGCTGATCGATACCCACCTGGTGCTGATCCTGCTCTACCTCACCTTCACCCTGCCGATCGTGGTGTGGATCTGCACCGACCAGTTCCGCGGCGTGCCGGTGGCGCTGGACGAGGCCGCGCGCCTTGAGGGCGCCGGCGCCTGGACCATCTTCTGGCGCATCAACCTGCCGCTCGCCATGCCCGGCGTGGTGGTCTCGGCCATCCTCTCGTTCATCTTCGCGTGGAACGATCTCCTGTATGCGCTCGTGCTCACCCGCAGCGAGGCGCGCACGGCCCCGCTCGCCGCCACCAGCTTCATGAGCGGCTACGAGCTGCCGTGGGGCGAGATCATGGCCACCGGCACCATGATCGTGCTGCCCATGGTGGTGTTCGCGCTCATCGTCTCGCGACGCCTGGTGCAGGGGCTGACCATGGGGGCG is from Spiribacter halobius and encodes:
- a CDS encoding carbohydrate ABC transporter permease, with protein sequence MPSSSTPEAAAATATPQRRRPRGLSRRPAFWFIAPSVIALLTIGLAPILFAVWNSLHEYNLARPMAGKPFVGLENYAHVLGDGTFWSSLGRTLGFLVTAVPIEIAIGLWAALLLHRPGLGFMRALARVSLVIPMATTYAVVGLIGRLVFNREFGVANEILGWVGIPTTDWLGDPTRAYAALVIMDVWQWTPFCTLILLAGLSMVPRETEEAARLETPSAWRILRHVQLPYLLPGLTAILILRTADILKEFDKIFTMTRGGPGSATELISVYIQRIAFRVFDQGTASAQAILLLVLCIVLSRLYIRYVYREAEQ
- a CDS encoding zinc-dependent alcohol dehydrogenase; protein product: MRATFIHGVRDVRTGEKAAPERTGDEVLIRVAGVGVCGSDLHYYLEGGIGSAHIHAPFIPGHEFAGWVTEDRPELGLHRGQLVAVDPARPCGHCEWCGRGHVNLCPNVVFTGAPPHHGAMTETIAVAPEQIFPVPEHFTVAQAVMLEPLGVAVHAMDLAKQRVLETVAVLGCGPIGLCLLQLARRAGAERVYAVDPCDYRAEAALRLGADRVDASHERIDEWTGGRGCDLVLEATNAPAGFQIAVDSAAIGGRVIMAGIPDGNAYHLDAAQVRRKGLVIKFVRRMGHVYPRAIKLVAAGGVDVESVVTHRFPLQEAGRAFELQTERRDGAIKSLIVPQERFE
- a CDS encoding carbohydrate ABC transporter permease, whose amino-acid sequence is MSVTATAPRAAGRRARASVWHFLGLAVVFLTSVFPFYWMVTTSLKTRAEAVARDPVWLFTPTLKNYEAALFDYGVAHALLNSTIVASCTTVLAVLLGTPAAYALARYEFRGKRELWFWYITNRMVSPIVLAVPVFLIANSLGLIDTHLVLILLYLTFTLPIVVWICTDQFRGVPVALDEAARLEGAGAWTIFWRINLPLAMPGVVVSAILSFIFAWNDLLYALVLTRSEARTAPLAATSFMSGYELPWGEIMATGTMIVLPMVVFALIVSRRLVQGLTMGAVK
- a CDS encoding ABC transporter substrate-binding protein; translated protein: MRVPMSALAAAAAMTVSGQALAWSLEEAAAPYEGTTIKAIFLDRPGYAAAAELIPEFEERTGIDVTWETLPYENSRERQVLNFVGGGDIDVVLVDVVWIGEFAANGWVTPMSEFYEDEDLADPDLNLDDFFPVLLESFGTWDEVVYGLPFDNYSGLLYYNECMLEEAGFDGPPQTWTELLEDYGPALTDADSDRYAFALQSRRGETQSADSFMRVLWPFGGSLLDENFRSNLTSEESLRGLRFRQELMDYMPPGIVDYDHAEAVDALAQGQVAMITEWSAFYPTLADPDQSRITDCLGVTTEPEGPAGLKPALGGFSLAISSQSSPAQQAAAWLFIQWITSQDKARDYVEAGGVSGRMSVYEDEQLLEEYPYIEPMVQSWQADTAVPDFRPRFPEWPELSEIIALYGTRMMLGELGVEEGARELGEEVEQVLEEAGYYSGDKPLLK